Sequence from the Zeugodacus cucurbitae isolate PBARC_wt_2022May chromosome 5, idZeuCucr1.2, whole genome shotgun sequence genome:
TAGTCTTTTGACCACTATGCTGATCAATACAAATCATTTGACAACGCGTACAAAAACCGTCGACCTTGAAATCAACACCGCCAATGCTGATTTCCTCAAATGAATTTTCCTCGAACGGGCTTGCAGTTTCCAATATTAAATTCCCGCGAAAACGATCTACCGTATAATCCAGTGGTTCTTTCTCCGTTTCCACCTTATTCGCTAACCAACGCACTGAGGCGCGATTTACGAGTAAAAATTGCGCTTGATTTGCGAGGCTGATATCTTTCGACACACCATCCTGCGTACGACGTTCGGCATTTTGACGCACTAAACGCAAACCAGTGGTTTCCAAGCAATCCGAGAGCCAGTTACCCACTTCCTCGCCGCAATCCAGCCCTTCCACCAAATCATTGCAGACTTTACTTTGACAGAACGAAGACTCGATGCGGTTTGCTGCACTCACAGCGTCCATTTGCAACGGCACCTGTACAGCTGACATGCCGGGAAAACGTAACTCCAAAATATCCTCCTTCAACTTCACGATCGGTCTTATTAAACACAATCGCGTAAAGTGCTTCTGCGTAATGGCCATACCATTGACATCGACAATCATCCAGCTGCGATCGTATTTAAAGCCACTATTCGTAAGCGGCCAAGCGGTTGTTATATCAAAAGCGCCACACGATTTAATTGGATAGATGCAAATGCGTTTCAACTGCGGCCGTAAGCGTTGTGGCACATGACGCAGCGCGTCCGGCAGTTTTGCGCTTTCCATGATGCGTAAacgtgctgctgctgttgttagaTAGCAATCGCGTATCATCGCCACCGCCTTGTCCACGTCGGTAACGCGTGTCATATAGCCGAAAGACATGCGCACTGCGCCGGTTGGCATGCCATCAACAAGATCGGTAAAATCACTGCAAACATGACCCGCCTCGTATTGTTTGCGTATATCGGCGTTTGACAGGCGCAAAAACCATTGACAAGCGCCCGGATTACAGAAACAACCCGTGCGTATCAGTATATTATGCACTGCAGCAATGCAGCTGACTTCGGCGAAACCCACATATGTGCCATCATCGTGTAACACATTGAACGTGACGACGCCACCTTGCAGCGCTATGTCATTATAACCGTTATGATTGTAGAATTCAATTAGTGGCGCACCGTTTGTGTGTTTTAATGCGGCGAGTGCGTCATGAGCGTATTTGGCCAGTCCATACACGTGTGCACTAATACGTTGCGCAGACCTTTGTTTCACGGTTGCAGGCACTAGACGCTCCAGTGTACGAAAACCTTCAAGTAACGAAGTGATGCTAAGGAAAGGTACCGTACCATCTTCGAAGCGTGTTGTAAAGTTTGCGCGTTTTTCGTGGAAATTTTGACGCGTCATTGCTATGTTAACAGTACCGCCGCCGTAGTAACTTTTGTGCAGCACAGATTGACCGCGTTTACTCACCAATAAAGCACCGACACCCGTAGGAAAACTGTTTGGATTTAAAATAagcattatatatttattgcataatATTATCAACAACATTTAGCTTacccaaacattttataaaatgaaatgcaacaaaaatctGGCTTATACTTTCGCAGATCCAGAAAATTAGTCGCTACGTAGGAGGCAGTGTCCaggcaaatataataattactgTCTGCTGCTGCTACTTTGGCTTTATCGCTAATTTGTGTGCCATGCTCCACCAAACCATACTTTTGTATTGCTTCGATGGTGTCCAGTGGCATTTTATAGCCACTAAAGTTACATTGCGCCGAGTAAGCAACCAGCGAGTTACACTTCAACTCGTTTTTGGCATTTGCGCTTATTTCTTGAACAGCACCATTTTTACTAAAACCGTTAGTATTatttagatttttcaaaatttcatcttTCGTTAAAACATATAGGCGATTGGTGCGCACCACTTCGCGCATACCCAAAATGGAGGTGTGATTCTCCTGGCAGTAGTAAAAGGCACCCGTGCTATTTGCATCTTCACCGAAATTAAAGCATTCACCGACCAGCTTCAAGGCCGCAGTGGCATTAGCGGTGAATATCAGCGCATATTCAGTGGCGTCTGTATTGAAGTGCTGTAGGATACTGAAAGAAAACTCTTATTAAAGCAATTGGTTGGAAGCGCGTGTAATGATTTTACTCACCGGTAGCGTGCCTGGTCTATGAGATCTCCGGTCACCTTGCAAGTATGTGGATTGCAAAATAGATTTTCCTTAAGCACCTTAcccgatgcatcaattaagctTTCGGGATAAAGTGTGGTACCGGCATGATCTAGATATACGTTATCTGTAAGAAATGTGAGTTATTAGTATTGGAGgtcataattataaaatattgttcgaTTCGGACTTGAAAGTATACAATAATAACTGATGATATCaagcaaaataatgaaaataactaCGCCATAGAAAATACGCGAACGTGATTacatgtttatttaaataaatacgtgATTTTCCAACAAATTTACAAGCAAGAAATTGTTTCAAAACAATAAATGCAATGAATGAGTACAAAGtggtattattattaataatctaTATGACtctattcattattattattattttttttttcataaagtaTTTACAAGTGTAATGCATTGTGatttttaaaaaagaattaattcATTCCGAAAGATAAGATGCTTtgaaaatgtacatacatatctacatatatgtaggtacctATGTATAAGTACCTGTGCAAATTACGCGTAAATTCTTATCAATTGCCACTTGGTGGTTAATGATAGGTAATAGATAAGctatttcacaacaacaaatctattgacttttacaaataaataattgaagttAGTTTTTAAAGTTAGACgttatataaattacaaaaaaaaaatttataatacaatgaACAACCGAAAAATGAATAAAcaatgttttttctttaattaaatgtgtacatacttacatacatacatatctaagtagattttatatatgtagctaCTTGCCTTTTATACGctgaaattcactttcgattGCGTCTGCCTCAGCGCGTGTAAACTCATCCTGAAACGCGAGCATTATACAAAAGCAAATACTGAccactttttattaataattattacttcaaagcgattacttttttatttatatttattttttatttttttgaatgacACGCTATCTATTGACAATTAAGTAGCAGATGTTGTCACTCTATTAATGGTTCATTCGCAGCGCATAGCTCGCCATTTAAACCAAATCAACCGgattcaacaaattttaaaacataactAAACCAAATTATATACCAATCATGTCGAGCGAGTGCCTCGTTCTTGGGCGCAATTGATTCATAATAGCTCAATGTGAATACATGTGTGTTGGTATTGTGATAAACAATAACAGATTGTGCTGAGAGAGTATGGCATTTCATTAGACGCTTTGAAATACTGACGTGTTAATTTCTCACCGgcttattttcatttacatatgtgtgtgtgttatttatcaattataaaaaattgtctaTTTGTAGTTTATTAGCAGAGAGCTGTCGAAGAAAATAAAACTACATAAGTTCCATAaagatatattaatataaatgcgTGACTTGGAATTTCCTATTAAGACCGCATACAAAATACGGCTCCTTTTACCACTGTGTCCTTTACGTTTACATTTATGTGGACCACGGTTATGGCTATGGTCAGAGATAAAGTTATGGTTATGGAATTTTTTCTAATTGTCTTAATCGTAATTATTAACTTTGATCAAATCTAATTGCTTAACTAGAGTTTAACAAAGAAACTCAATATCAcgacaattttattaaacagtGCAAATTCTTCGATGTATTAAAACAGATGTTGTCATCAGCTGTTGTGACTAGCTGCACCATAAGAGATAATTAAATTGTAGAAGTATCGATTAACACAATATACAATCGGAAGCAGTTATCAACAGCCTTTAATTTATCAAACCTTCACTGGTTATCTGCTCTACGTATTCaatattgtgaaatttataaaaatttaaaaagtttaaacaaaagtgaaataattaatcaaataaaCATGGATAAGTGGATACGTGAACGTTTGAAAAACTGTCTGGACTTCGAGGTGCCTGATGATATGATCAAGTAAACACAATTTAACTGAATTCACTACACCCATATTTGTTAACAATTTCCTGCAACCTTCATTAGGTACATTTTGTCTATGAAATCCTCAACGGAGTTTGATGAGTACTTTGAAACTCTGCTTAATGCAGAATGTGAAGATCACCGTTTATTTATGACCGATTGTAAGCAAAGACTTTTCAGCAAACCACTGCAGAATAAGCGTTCACCACCAACaaataaccaacaacaaaagcaagcaaAATCTGGCCAAAACACTGCACAAAATAAACAGAATCAAAACACTTTAGCATTGGACGGAAAATTTGGTAAGCAACCACAGCAGCAACCCCAACAACCGCAGCAATCACAAGGTGCTAAGAAGAAATCCAAATATGTCAACTTATACAGCAGCGATGGTAGTGTTAGTGGCGAAGTGATAATGTTAAAAGGTCGCCGACTCTGCGATTGTCAAGCCTCTCAGCACAAATTAATCAATAACTGTTTGGGATGTGGTCGCATAGTTTGTGAGCAAGAAGGCAGTGGACCATGTCTATTTTGTGGTGATATTGTTTGTACCAACGAAGAAATGCAGCTAATGAAAAGCGATAGCAAGAAGGGGCAGAATTTATTGAAATCATTGAAAGAGAAAGGCGGTGGAGAATCATTGAAAAAGGCTTTGGAACAACGCGATCGTTTGCTCGAGTATGATCGAAATAGTGAGAAACGTACGACAGTTATTGATGATGAGTTGGACTATTTTGAGGTAGGTTTTTGCGGCTTTAATGCGAACCATACATAACGTAGGATTATTCATATTGCAGGAAAATTCAGTTTGGCTATCCGACGCCGAGCGTGCCAAATTCGAGCAGTTGAAGCAGGAAATGCATGACAAGAAGCATGAGAGTCGCGCTAAACGCAAAATCAAGATTGACTTTGCTGGACGAGAAGTGGAAGATGACCCACCTATTACAGCTGATTTTGAAAACCGTGTGCTGAAGGAAATTGCGCAAGCAAAAGCTGCTGCGGGCGACAAAAATAATTGGTCCAACAAAAagaacacacaaaaaattacaCCCGACACATGTGGCACAGATCCAAATATGGATGATGAGCATCGTCCCGTTTATAAGCTTACCGCCGAAGGGAAGGCATTAGCTGCTGATGGAAATAGTAAAGGTTTAGCAGAATGTTCCTATAATCGTGTGCAAGATAAGGAGTTGTTGGAAATGCAAGATATGCGTCATTGTCTTTCAATGCATCAACCATGGGCATCGCTGCTTGTGGCAGGCATAAAGAAGTATGAAAATGGCTTGTTATAAaggcatttttaataattattgtataCATTGATATAGGCATGAAGGGCGCGTTTGGTATAGTGAGCATCGTGGACGCTTATGGATAGCATCAACCGTTAAAGATCCACATCCAGAAGAAATTGATGAGTTGAAAAACTTTTACAAGACTTATTACAATGATGCTGACATTAAATTTCCGGAGCACTATCCAACCGGTTGTTTGTTGGGCTGTGTACGTGTGGATGAATGCCTGGCACAAGAGGAGTACCGTGAAATATATCCAAATGGAGAGTCCGAAAGcccatatgtttttgtttgctccAATCCACAACCGCTGCCAGTGGTATTCCCCGTCAAGGGGCAGCATAAAATCTGTACGTTTTGCTTCATTTaccctttttattatttttatttataaaatactcaTTTCAGACCAAATTGATCCCAAAATCCATAACGCTGCGTGTAAAACATTGCTTCGTTTGAAAAATGCAAAGAATTAAGGTGATTGTCTCAAACACTTTCTAAA
This genomic interval carries:
- the LOC105208940 gene encoding molybdenum cofactor sulfurase 3; the encoded protein is MLAFQDEFTRAEADAIESEFQRIKDNVYLDHAGTTLYPESLIDASGKVLKENLFCNPHTCKVTGDLIDQARYRILQHFNTDATEYALIFTANATAALKLVGECFNFGEDANSTGAFYYCQENHTSILGMREVVRTNRLYVLTKDEILKNLNNTNGFSKNGAVQEISANAKNELKCNSLVAYSAQCNFSGYKMPLDTIEAIQKYGLVEHGTQISDKAKVAAADSNYYICLDTASYVATNFLDLRKYKPDFCCISFYKMFGFPTGVGALLVSKRGQSVLHKSYYGGGTVNIAMTRQNFHEKRANFTTRFEDGTVPFLSITSLLEGFRTLERLVPATVKQRSAQRISAHVYGLAKYAHDALAALKHTNGAPLIEFYNHNGYNDIALQGGVVTFNVLHDDGTYVGFAEVSCIAAVHNILIRTGCFCNPGACQWFLRLSNADIRKQYEAGHVCSDFTDLVDGMPTGAVRMSFGYMTRVTDVDKAVAMIRDCYLTTAAARLRIMESAKLPDALRHVPQRLRPQLKRICIYPIKSCGAFDITTAWPLTNSGFKYDRSWMIVDVNGMAITQKHFTRLCLIRPIVKLKEDILELRFPGMSAVQVPLQMDAVSAANRIESSFCQSKVCNDLVEGLDCGEEVGNWLSDCLETTGLRLVRQNAERRTQDGVSKDISLANQAQFLLVNRASVRWLANKVETEKEPLDYTVDRFRGNLILETASPFEENSFEEISIGGVDFKVDGFCTRCQMICIDQHSGQKTNEPLRTIAREFGGKIRFGIYLSLKTPQTENALVSCSEEVRIKKQEEHEAEQ
- the LOC105208941 gene encoding activating signal cointegrator 1; this encodes MDKWIRERLKNCLDFEVPDDMIKYILSMKSSTEFDEYFETLLNAECEDHRLFMTDCKQRLFSKPLQNKRSPPTNNQQQKQAKSGQNTAQNKQNQNTLALDGKFGKQPQQQPQQPQQSQGAKKKSKYVNLYSSDGSVSGEVIMLKGRRLCDCQASQHKLINNCLGCGRIVCEQEGSGPCLFCGDIVCTNEEMQLMKSDSKKGQNLLKSLKEKGGGESLKKALEQRDRLLEYDRNSEKRTTVIDDELDYFEENSVWLSDAERAKFEQLKQEMHDKKHESRAKRKIKIDFAGREVEDDPPITADFENRVLKEIAQAKAAAGDKNNWSNKKNTQKITPDTCGTDPNMDDEHRPVYKLTAEGKALAADGNSKGLAECSYNRVQDKELLEMQDMRHCLSMHQPWASLLVAGIKKHEGRVWYSEHRGRLWIASTVKDPHPEEIDELKNFYKTYYNDADIKFPEHYPTGCLLGCVRVDECLAQEEYREIYPNGESESPYVFVCSNPQPLPVVFPVKGQHKIYQIDPKIHNAACKTLLRLKNAKN